DNA from Rubripirellula lacrimiformis:
CCCGCCTTCATCAAGACAACACCCTTGGTATCGAGAACCTCTGGATTTCGATTGGTCAATTTCAGCGCTTGGTCGATCGGCTCGATCCCCTCGGCCTCGCGTCCGCCGATCTCCGAAAATGCCATCGCCAAGTTGTTCAGTGTTCGCACTCGATCGGGTTGCAGGCGCCGAACCTGTGTGAATAGTTCGACCGCGCGAAGAAACTCCCCCTGTTGCATCATCAGGGTCGCGACACCCTCCAAAAGTGCCGATGAATTCGGGAATTTCGCGGTCGCGTCACTCAGCACGCTCGACTGCGCCTCCGTCAGCTTGCTGCCTGTTTCCCCAAGCAACGACTCGGCCAATAGGATCGCCGATTGCAGGTCACCGTGCTGCTTGTGATGTTTCATCGAAATCTCGCTGGCTTGCTGGAAACGCTTCAACTGGTTCAGCGCAAGCACCAGATCGGGCAGGGCCTCTGCATTCTGCTGGTAAGCCTGTTCCAGCCATCCAATCGCTTCGTCACCGAAACCGACGCCCAGCAGCACGCGACCGGCGAGCAAGCCCGACGCACCGGCCCCCAACTGTCCACGTTCTTCGCCGTCGTACAGCGACACCCAGTCTTCGATCAAGTTGGGCAATTGATCACCTTGCCCCTTGGCGCGAGCGAGTCGAACGGTCAGGTCCAGGGCTGCCATCGCCGAGCCCGCTTGGCGACGGAGGCTTTCCAGCAGCGACGCAACCTTGGCATGATCTCCAGCATCGCCAAATTGCAGCAGCAGCAAACCATAGCGGTGCAAATCGACCGGCAACGGCGTCGCAGTTTGCAGCAGATCTTCGAACAGAGCCTGTGCTTCGGTCCGATAGGCTTTCCACTGCACCGAATTGCGATCCTCTGCCTGAGCCAGCAAGTCCGACAAAACAACGGCCTGCACTCGCGCGGCATCCTCAGCGACATCACCGCCTTCTCGCACCAGTTCACGCAACTGGTCCAGCGAATCACGTCGTTGCTTTTCGGTGCCGCGGACGACCAGCAGCGCGGCGTACAGCAAACGGTTCTCGGCGGACGCTTGGCCAGCCCCCTTCAACAGCGATTCGATCTCAGCCCAATCCACATCCTCGCCTTCGCGGGCGGCCAAAGACCGCGCCAGTTCTCCCCGCAGGTCGGCGCGTTGTGGAAACTCTTTCTGCAGGTTTCGCAGCACCGTAATCTCGTCATCGGATTGCTTGGTGGCACGATACAGCCCGACCAGGAGGCGACGGGCCTTGAAGGTGGGGCGCGCGTCGTTGGCTTCCTTTGCCTTCGCGATTGCTGCGTCGAGCCGCCCGGCGGCGATGTCGGCGCGGGCAGAGAGCAACAAGCGATCGGCATTTTCCAGACCAGACGACTGGTCCACCAACTGCTGCACTTCATTGATCCGCGCCTGATCGCCCGATTCAAGAGCGAGATCCATCTTAATCGTGGCGACCTGGAGCGGATCGGCGGTGGGCGATTCGGTGAGCCGACGGAGCGCATCCTGGGCGATTTCCGCAAATGCATCCGCCTCCGCACCGACGGACATTTTGGCGGCGACAGACGCGGTACGAGCAAGGACGTCCCAGCGGTTGGGATCACCAGCGGCGGATTCGGCCTCCCGCTGCGCCGTCTGGACCGCTTCGGCAATATCGCCGCTGCCAAGAGAGACTTGGATTTGGCGGGTAGCGTAACGATCGATGGACGCCATGGATTGGCGAGCGGACGACCGAATGAACTCGCTGGCGTCTCCATATCGCCCGGCTTGAATCAATCGCTCCAGATACCGCTGCCGGGTGCGAGGTTGCCGATCACCGGCGTCGAGTGCTTGGGAGTAGAGCTCAAGAGACTGGTCGATCCGCCCGTCCAGCGCCGCAATCTCGGCACGCAGTGCGATCGCTCGCCCCCAACGGGGACGACGATCGATAATCTCGTCGACGAGCCGGGTCGCCGGACGAATCGCTTCTCGGATAGCCAGCTTGCTCTCGGCTTCCGCCGACTCACCTCGATCGCGCAAGCCGGCAATCAGTTCCTCCGCCTCTAACAAACGCCACTGAGTTCCCTGTTCCCCTTCGAGCGAACGAAGTTCTGCTGTCCAGAAGTCAATCGCCGCATCGGCTCCGCTAGGCGCATCAGCCCCCGACCGGCCTTTGACGGACGCGAGACCGGAAGCATCCTCGCTGGTTGCCAGCAGACTGGCCAAACGGACCAGGTCAAACAAGTGCGAGGGGGTCCGTTGGGCGGGAGCGATGGTGGCAAGCGCGGCATAGGCACGCGGCCAATCACCAGCAACAACCGCCTCGCGATAGGCCGTTTCGGACCAATGAGTAGCCGCATCATCAGCGACGCTCGCCGCACCGATCAATCGATCCAAATTCTTGCCGATCGGACGATTCTTGATCGCATCGATCTTGACCGCGACCAAATGAAACAGCGGGGCCTGGTCGCCAACGCGTTGCTCCAATTGCTTGACCGCGATTGCCGTGGCATCATCGCTATCGAGTCCCGCCAAACGTTCGGCGACGAAGGCATAGGTAAGCGCCGATTCATCAGGAGCATTGGCAAGGGCAACCAATTGGTCGCGGTAACCGTCCGAGTTCCAATATTGCTCGATCGACTGCCCCGGTGGCGGAAGTTGCGTTTTCAGGACGCGAAGCCGGGACAGAACTTCATCGGAAATATCAACGTCGGTTTCCGAAAGGTTGGAAAGCGCCTGAACCATCGACCGGACTGCCGAGAAATCCTGTCGTTCCGGCGGGCGACTGGCCTGCTCTGCCAGCGACGCTTCAATCACCGCAAGCAAATAGACCGGCTGTTGCGAATCCCCCATCTGCCGCCATTGATCGGCAGCACGCGCCGAACTGCCTGCGCGCCCGGTTGCAACGGCCAATCGAGCCAGCAACGTTGAATCGCCGGGGACGAACTTAAGAGCGTCCTGCAGCATCATCGGAGCTTGATCGTTAAGCCCGACGCTTTCGTAAAGATCAGCCAAACGCGTCGCCACTCTAACACGTTCATCCGACGGCACCTCGGCAACGCTATCCAAAGCGGATTGCAGGAGTTCAATCGCCGCTAGCATGCTGGGGACCGAATCGTCACCCGCAAGTTTCAACTCACTGTCCAAGACGATGAAACGCCACCGAGCGGTCTCGATCTGCCGTCCCAGCATGGACCTTTGAGCCTTGGAAAACTGCGTGGTTGAAGTCTGCAGCAAGCGGCTGGATGCCTTCTCAATCGCCCGGCCGTACTCGGCGACGGCGGCCCCCGCACGCTGCAGCGTCCATGGGCCTGCGTTACCACTGACGTCGCCGGACGTAGCGACGGAATCAGCCGAGCCGGGACGACGCGAATCCGATGCGCCACCAAGGATCGCGGCGCGCGCCGTTGTCATCGCGATGGCCGCGGTCAAGTTCAGGCTTGGCTCTCCCAAACGCGATTGACCGGACTGCCAAACTTCAACCGCCCGCTCGACTTCATCACGACTAAGAGCGAAACGCCCGGCGTTATCGTGCACCGCCTCGATCATTTGCGGGACAATTCCCGGAACATCCAGTGTGGTCAGCAGATCGAACCACGACTGGACCATCGCAACGCGATCCGCGGAATCCAACGCCTCTTCATCACCACCTGCGCTGACTGCGGCGCCGACCAGTTCAGTCGCGCGAGCGAGCAACTGGTAATGCCAAAAAGGGGGCGAAAGCTGAGCGCCAAAGTCGATTTCAATGGCGGATGCCGCATCTGCCGACACAGCAACGCCTTCCTCCTGCACACCTTCTGCGTCCCGCCAGATGTTCAACTCGTTGGCAGAATTTGTAGCTGCACGAACGATCCAATCGAGGGTCTTCGCCGAAGGAATTTCGGGCGCATTCGCTTCGTCTAAGCCCCGGGAGGCCCCGCTGCCGCTTGAGCCTGGAAACTGGTAAGCCAACAAAATCAATTTCGCCCGAGGCGAATCAGCTTGGCCAAGCCGCTGCAGGGATTGCTCGATCCAAGACTTCCACTGCGGATCCAGCCCGGAAACTCCGTTTTCGCGAACTGCGAATTTCCCGGGGTCTCGGCGGACCCAGCGCAAGAACACGTCCAAAAGATCCAGATCCGATGGATCGAGCGTGAGTGCTTTCTGCAGCACATCTGTCGCCGGACGTTGCGCTAAGCCCGACCAGTAATCCTTATCCGCAAGCGGTTCTGCTTCCGAGGACGCACCGCCATCCTCGCTCGCATTCTCGTCAAGCTGACCAATCTTCGCCAATGCCAAGAATTCGTGGGCAGCCGCATCCGTCTGCGGAGCGTCGAGCAAGATGGTCTGCCGCTCAGCTTCCGCCAACCAATTGCCACCCATCTGAATGAGACGGCGGATCAACCGATACCGAAGTTGCTGCGCATCTTCGAGGGAACCATCCCCCAACGTTGCCAGCGCACCGGACAGCGCGCGACGGGCGTTGTTGATGGCGGCCGCCTGCTGTTCCAGCGGTGCATCGGCGACCGCATCGTCGGCTGACACTCCGGTTCGCACGATGGCTTCGGTGTCCCCAGGACGCAACAAGAGATAACGCTGCAACCACTGGCTTTCGGCCAAATGATCGCCGCGACTGCGGGACTCGTCCGCCCGGTCCGCAAACACGGTGGCAGTCTTGCCAGAGTGATAAAAATACGACGCCGCAGCAGCCACCATCAGCACCGCAAAGATGGCCGCTGACTTGATCGCGAACGGAACATTGAAACGCCACTTTTGCCGTCGCGACACTAGCTTTTGGGCGTGAAAATCCGACACGGACTTCGACTGCACCCCGGCATCGCGCCCGGTCGACTGACCTCCGCCCGCTGATGTGCTGCCCGCTGATGTGCTGCCCGCTGATGTGCTGCCCGCTGATGTGCTGCCCGCTGATGCGCTGCCCGCTGATGCGCTGCCCGGAGATGCACTGCCAGGCGCATGAGAATCGCGGGAGGAGTGATTCGTTTTCATAGGTTATGGGGCGGGAGCGGAGGGCGGGGGGAGGCTTGATGAACCGCGGCAGGTACAAGACGAGCACGGCACTTTGAAATGTCGCGATTCAGTGGTGTCGGTCGAACGGGCTGATGCTGCGAACCAGAGCTCGCCGAGTGCTTTATCGCAACGAGGAATTTAGTTTTGCTTGGTTAGCCGTTTGGGCGTTAGCCCCGGTCCTTGGGTGACGAAACCGAGGCTAGCGACTGAACGCCGCCGCTGTGAAGAATTCATCCCGCACGTTTTGGGCGGTTATTCGTAGCGGAACTCGTCAAGAGTTTCGGCCTAGGATGTGAGACCACCGAAAGTCTTGACGACCTCCGCTACGCAATGCTTCACTGCGTTGCGTGAGACAGCTAACTCGAACATTCAAATGCGACAAAGCACTAGGACTCGATCGCGGAGTAATGGTAATCACCGTAACGGTAGGCATAAGCCCGTGAGGTCACTCCGCTAAAAATCGTGCCGGTCACATTAGCACCGGCCGATTCGAGACGTCGTGAGGTCCGTTCAAGCGAATCCATGCGAGTCCGATCTCGCATGACGCACAACAACGTCACATCGGTCGCCGCGGCAAGCGCCAACGTTTCCCCGGCCGACAGAACCGGTGCGGTGTCAAACACGATGAAGTCATATTGCTGCAGAGCTTGTTCGATCAATGTTTCGATTCCGGATTGAGTGATCAAACGGTGGGGGCTCGCATCCAAACGCCCCGCTGGCAGGACATGCACCAAATTACCAAGCGACCGATTGATCGCATCTTTCAGTTCCACTCGACCGCCGAGCACTCCGGTCAACCCGGGCGATAGATCGATCCCGAATACATCGTGCAAATCGGGACATCGGGTATCACCATCGACCAACAAAACGGTCTTGTTGCTTGCCTTGGCCAGCGACACCGCCAATTGCGCCGCAGCCGTGCTTTTGCCTTCGCCCGACATGCTGCTACAGATCGCGATGGTCCGGGCGCCGCGTGTCTGTTGGGACAGGAACAAATTCGCTCGCAAGGCATCGACACTTTCTTCAAAAATCCGCCGCCCCTTCGAATTCCGAGGATCGATTGGCGCACGAGTCAGTTCGCCCACAACCGGGGCCAAAACCGCGCAGCGGTCTACGGCATTAGCGTCGGTGATTCGCTGCGTCCGCATCTCCCACAGCAAACCGACCAGGAAGGGAATCGCGAAGCAGGCTCCGGACGCCATCAGGATTTTCTTCGTTGGAATGCTTTCGACCGGTGCCCGCGGTGGCGTAGCTTCGGCGAGCGACCGGACCGCACCGTCCTGACGCCTCTCCGTCCGGATTTCGGCGACCCGTTGACGCAACTTATCGAGCACGCCATTGCCCACCGCTAAATCCTCCTCTGCGAACTGCAATTCCGCCGCATCCCCACCAAGCTGCTCCAAACGAACCCGTTCGCGGTCGTAGTGCGTATTGAGGACCGCCAGCCTAGCTTCCAACTCTTTGCGAGCTAGCTGAGCTGTTTCTTGGTCAATCTTCATAGCGGCCTGACGCATTGCCACCGCCTTGCGTTTCGCCAGTTGTTGATCGGCCAAAAATTGGTCGCGTTGCAGTTGAACCTCAGCATCGACCGCTGCCAACTCTTGCTTGTAAATCGTTTCGGCACGGTCCTCCAATTCCGCCTGCACGCGTTCGCGAGCTGCTGTAAGAGCCTCTTCAACCTTGCCCTCCCAAAGAGCCTGGTCCGCCACGATTCCCCGGTAGTGTTCGCGATTGATGCGGACCAAATCAGAAGCTTCCATATTCAGCCGAAGACCTTCGTAGTAGGCGGCCTTTTTGCGAGCCTGCAGGACATCGGCATCGGTCTGGGCCATCCGGTCCACATCGTTGCTAGAAATTGACTGACGTCGCACCTCTCGCCGAACCGGAACAAACGCGACACCGGCAGCATCCAAATCCATGACGGAAACGCTGTCGGCTGCCGCCAAATCACTAACGTTTTCGATTTCCACCTCGTTCGCCATCGCCTCGGAGGCGTCCAGAACCGAAAGCTTGACTTCGATGTCCGTGATTTTCGATCGCAATTCGGCGAACAGCGCAAGACTACTTTCATCCTCTGCCACCGAAAGCCGAGCCGCCGGATTGAAGCCGAGAGTACGCTCGGACAGCGATTGGACGCGAGACTGCCGATTCGACACCTCGGCCTCCCATCGCTGAATTTCGGGCTCGAGCCACCTCTCTAGGTTATTCGTCCGCTTGCTGTCGAACGCATCACGCTGCCTCAAATACGCATTGACCACCGCGTTGCAAACCTTCGCCGCCATGTCTCGGTCAGAGTCTTCGTAACTGACCAACATCTGTGTCTTGGCCCCCGCGCTTTGCACCGACAAGTTCTTGCGAAGCTGGGCCTCCGCTGTCTCCGGATCACTCAGGCTAGGCGCTGAACGCAGATCGGGGTCGCTAAGAACAGGGTCCAAAACGATCGGGTTGAGAAAAAGCGCTCGCTCGGTCCGCACCAGATCGTCAACCATAGGCATCACGCCCTTAAAAACTACATAGTCCTGATTGGCTTCCAAAAGGTGGATCGCCTTGTACCGCGGCACGAAGGTTTTCAGCACCACAAACCCGGCGAGGGATGCGAGCACTAAACCGATTGGCACAGCCCAGAACCAGCACCTTCGGACGGTCACCCATAGCATCCAAGGATCAAAACTGGCGCCAGACGCGGCGTCACCGATTGATGCCGAAGAAGCGGAACGAGATGGATGCATAGTGGTTCTAGTAACAGGCGGAAATGCGATGACATCAAAGGAAGACTGCGGCCCAGAAAAGGACGGGCGTGACCGGCTAGATCGCAGAAACGGAGAGGGAGAGGGGAGGGGTCAGCGGGGGGGAAGGAACCAGTTCTATTCAGCAGAACGCGTGATCTGGAGGAAAGTACGCATCGAACATGAGAAAATTTGAGCATTTTGTTCAAGCGGAACTCATGCAGACAAAGCAGGCCCAAACGCCAGCGACCCTGCGAACTCTGAATCATTCAAGCCGGCTGCAAAAAGTCTCTAGCGACGACCTGCTCCAGCGGCCGATAAACCGTCGACCAATACCAATACACTGCGTACATCAAGGCAAACCCGAGCGGAATCATCAACAGGCCCGAGTAGTCATGGATCGCGTGACGCAAATCGGCCGACTGCGTCCACTGATACAACCAACCCGTCGCCACAATCCGTGTAGAGTTCGCCACCAAAGCCACTGGGATGACCGACAAAATCAACACCAGCCGGTCTCCCCAATTCCGAGCAGAAACGGCCGCAAAGTAATACGCCGTCGCCATCAACCCCACGAAAATCCGCAGCCCGCTGCAGGCCGGTTCGATATTCAACTTCTCCGCTCCAACCCAAATCAGGTGCCCTTCGGCGACCGCTGGTTGGCCAATGACTCTCAAGCCCGCCGTGCTAATCGCGGTGGCGACCCCCTGCAGCTGAAAACTCAACAGACTTTCTGCTTGATACGGGATGGGAATCGCAAAAAACAGAAATGCGATGGCAGGAATCGACCAAACCAATGCCGCCCTACCGAAAACCACCCAAACACAGCCCCCGATCAGAAAAACGAACGACCAAGCATCCATGAAATCGGCGTAGATCAAGCGACCAACAACTCGAACCGCAATCGCGAACCCCACCAACCATAGCCCTGACCAGCAGACCCCGCCGGACGAGATCCCCGGAAACGAATCTCGCCGCGCCAAAGCGATCGACAGTGCCAAGGGCAATACAATCCAACCGTGCGAATAATCTGGTTCCCGGATCCAGTTTTCGGCCACCCACTGAAGCGTTGGCCAATAGGCATACGCCATCGCCGCCAACAAGACAAAGAGAAAAACACCATGGCTGGCAACCCAGGCCATTGGCGAGGGGCGACACAGGGGACTCGCTTCCGTCTTCTTGGATCTGGAACGGGGCTCCGATTCGCCAGCAAACGCCCGCTGATCAATCGCAATTGTTGGCCGAACTTTTTTTCTTCGACGGGCCATGGCAGGTGTTGAACTTGGAAAACTAGGTTTTAAAAAGGAAGCCTGTTTGCACGGGCGGTAGTAGGCAAACGTATCGCTCGTATCGCTGCACCAGGAACAACTGTGACTCCGCACACACAGATGAATCGCACTGCCGACGGCGGGCGGGCGGAGCAGCATACTGATCTTGATCCCCCCATCCTAGCCATGTAGGCTGTCCTGTCAAGAATCACTTTCTCGTCTCGAGAGGGGGAGTGCAAAAGTGCTTTTCACGACGTTATAAAAAGACCGTAAGGCATCGCTGGCGGCGTCCAAGGCGACGCATTCGATGAAAATGATTCGAAGGAATTGACGCGATCTCTTTTCCGCAGCCGCTCGATTCGTTGACGTGGACAAAAACGTGAATCGTTATGGTGAGTTATCAACTTCGCCCCTTCACACCTACGCCGAGCCGGAGCGTGGTAAACATGCAGTGGACACTGCCGCAATTCGGCAGGCCCCATGGGAATGGACGGCGTGTCGGTACGAAAGCGACACAAAGGGAACACAAAGGAGTGCTCCATTTTCCGAATCCTTCGGACTGCTAGGCACTTCGCGACATTGCCAGGTTCAGCTTGCAGACCCCCATGCCGGTCGGGCGGTCTATCTAGTTGTCATTCGGGGTAGCGTGATCGAAGCTTGGCCCATCTGCCCCCTCGCCTTTTCAATATGGGGAGTGATCCTGCCCGGAACGAAATTACTCGTGGGGCGATCGCGAGTACGGCTACTTGTTGAAAGCGAGGGACTCGACAGTGTGCCTTCCAGGCCCGGCTTGTTTGATCCAGATGCGAACTCAGGACCGGAGTCGTCTTCGATTGAAAAGCTGGCCGAGCCCTCGAGCCACAGCGACGAAACCGGGCATGCAAGCGCCGGAGATTTGGCAATTTTCGTAAAGGACAGGATGCTGGTCAAACGCTTCCGCGAAGGGGTCACCATCGTTGGCGACGACCACCCGAGCATCCTGCGAATCGGGGGCTGTGGCCTGAAACGATGCGACCACGCGATCCTCCATCATATGAAGCGACTCTGGATCATCGAATTGGACCTGGAACGGCTGGATCAGGGAGAACCGAAAATCCAAGAACTCTCTCTGGACTGCCCGCCGATTCATCGCGGGGGCCTCGTCTACCTTCGCGGAACACCCGAGAAACTGAAGCGATACCAAGAGTTGCTTCGCCAAAGAAGCCAAACGGAAGATTCATTCACAACAAGCACCACAAATCAAGCCGACCTCACGGGCCTCGTCCGCGAGAATATCGACATCACAGAAATTGTCGCAGAGGGACTGGTAAGCTATAGCCAGAAGCGGAAGCGTGTTTCTCGAATCTTACATCTGGCGCTCAAGCTTATGCTGTTTGCGGCATGCATCGCAACGAGCATGGCCGTCATTGCCGGAGGCATCTGGCCGATCATCCGAACTGTTTGGCAAACGATTTAGAGGGGTGATTGCCACTCGTCCATGAACACTCAACACCGATCCATCCGAAACATTCGCTGCCTACTAGGCCGAAGGCCTTCCCCATGATGCGTGTATGGGTAGCAGTCGCGTGTTTTTTCCTGGGGAGTGCGATCCTGTTCGTACTTCTGGCGATCTTCAGCCCAAAGATACGAGACAGGAAAAAGCCTCGCCGATAAGCGACACGCCCCTGACAAGGAATCGACCAGACACTCTCCAATGCTGCTCGTCGAAGTGGACTATTCCGGAACCACATTACCAGGTGTTCGGCCAGTTGCTCCGATGCCTCGACAAGCGATGCCCCCCCGAAAGTCAAATCAGGGAACACCACTACAACCATCCGCCGCTGGGCAATCCATCCAGTGCGGCGCGGACGGCCGCGACCAGCGTCCGATTGGTCACCGGGTAATCCGATGCGTCGACGGGGCCAGCCTGGTCGTGACGGCTATCGCGAAACGTTCCGTGCACTTGGTCGCAACCGGTGACTCGGATCAACGGCACGACGTTGTCCGGCGTGATCCCAGCACCGGGCAGGACTTCAATCTTGCCAGCCGATGCGATCTGGATTTGCTGGATCGCGGTACGCCCATGCCATGCGGTAGCTTGACGCCCCGACGTTAGCACCCGATGGACACCGATGTCGATCAATTGCTGCAACGCATCGCCCTGATCCGGCACGACGTCGAACGCGCGGTGGCAGACAACTTGCTGTTGGTCCGCCGTGCGGCAAACCTGCCCCAACCAGTCCAGGTCCAACGTTCCTGCCGCCGTTAGGCAGCCAACCGCGACCCCGTCGGCGCCCAGCGACAACAGGGATTCGACATCACGCATCATCACGCGACGTTCGGTGCCCGAGTACCCGAACCCGGCGCCACGTGGACGTATCAAAGCAATGATCGGAACATCGACGGCCTGCCTCGCCTGGACCATCAGCCCGACGCTGGGCGTCAGACCACCTGTCTGAATCGCCTGACACAATTCCAAACGATCGGCGCCGCCCGCAACGGCATCGATCGCCGACTGAACCGAATCAACACAAACCTCGATCAGACGCTGGGGGGACAATGCGATTCCTGCATGTTGGGGTTTGAACGCAAATTCTAAAACCAGATCCATCACTGCTGCTGCGGCGATCCAATCCGTGTCGACCGATTCAAACGACGGTCGCCCTAGGCATATACTGTGGTGGCTGTTGCCTGCTTCGCCCAGGTGCGGCCATGACTTTTGCCGCTCGAACGCCATCCCCCAATACCGAGAATCGTACCCGTGATCATTTTCCGAACGATGTTGGCTGTCGCCTGCTTGGCGAGCGTCGCGCAAGCACAACAGCCGCTGCTACGTGCACATGCTCACAACGATTATGAACATGACCGCCCTCTGCTGGATGCGTTGGACCAAGGGTTTTGCAGCGTGGAGGCGGACGTCTACTTGGTCGACGGCAAGCTATTGGTCGCTCATGATCGCAAAGACCTGCGTCCCGATCGCACTCTTTCGGCACTGTATTTGGATCCGCTTCGCAAACGAGTCCAGGACAACGACGGGCACGTTTATCCGGTGAAAACACCCTTCTATTTGATGATCGATTTCAAGAGCGAAGCCGAATCAACCTACGCCGCGTTGGACCAAGTCTTGTCAGGCTATGACGAAATGATTTCGGTCGTGCGAGATGGAAAGCTACATCCGAAGGCGATCCAAGTGATCGTATCGGGCAATCGCCCATCGGAAACGATGGCAAGCCAGTCGGTCCGCTATGCGGGATACGATGGCCGCATCAGCGATTTGGAATCAAACGCTCCTGATCATTTGATGCCAATGATTAGTGATAACTGGAAGAATCATTTCCAATGGCGGGGCAAGGGAGAATTCGGCGACGACGAGCAACAGAAGCTGACGAGCATCATCGAAAAAGTTCACGCCGCCGGGCGACGAGTGCGTTTCTGGGCCACGCCGGATCATGTTGATATGTGGCGGATGCTGAATCAGGTCGGTGCCGATGCCATCAACACCGATGACTTGGCCGGCCTGGCTACTTTCTTGCGAGAATCCGAAACCGCAACGGACTCTGCCGACGCACCCGCCCAAGCAACCATCATCGGAAAATGGTTGGTGGAGGATATCGAACAGCACGGCGTCATCGACCGGGCTCAAACGACGATTGAATTTGCCAAAGATGGAACGGTAACAGGCAGCACCTGTGTCAACCGCTACAACGCAAAGGCGACCGTCGACGGATCGGACTTGACGTTTCAACCGATGGCGATGACACGCCGCGCCGGTCCACGATCGATGATGGACCAAGAGTCCAGATTCGTTGCCGCCATCGGCAAGGTGAAATCGTTCCGCATCGATCCCAACGGCCTGCTGTACTTGGTCGGCGGCGATGGAAAAGACCTGCTGCGATGTTCGTCGATGCAGCGCTAAGGAAAACACTGGGCAGCGTACATTCCCAATGACCGCGTCCGCGGTCCACCCGCGCCGGTTTGCCGCCGCTGGTTCCTTTCGTTTTGTTTCTCTGTTTTGTCACGATTCACATGACCCGTCTGTTTGCTGGAACTCCGTTCGACATCCCGCCTCAGTGCGACCTTTGCGGCAAGCCGGAAACGGATTGCGTTTGCACGGATCAGCAGAAAGCGGAAGTCGAAGCCAAACGTCAACGGGACGCCGATCGGCAGGAACCTTCGCAGCAGACGGCTCGCGTCAGCGTTCAAAAACGCAAAGGCGGTCGACAGGCGACTGTGGTCGAAGGACTGACATCCAAAGCAAACGATCTGCCTGAACTGCTGACCCGATTGCAAGCCGGTTGCGGTGCAGGCGGAACGGTCAAAGCGAAGGAAGACCTGATCGAACTGCAAGGTGATCATCGCGACAAAGTGATGCAAACCCTGCGAGACATCGGATACAAAACCAAGTGACAGCGTCCCAACGCGACGCCAATTAATTGGCCAGCAAACGTTGGATCGCGGATAGGCGTTCCGCCGACGCTGGGCTTCGCTTTGTCATGTCCGTCAGATAATCGCGTTCTTCGGCCAATCGATCGACGAACGCTGGTTCCCAGCGACGAATCAGGTGAGGACCGAATAGCACGGCGGCTTCAAGATCGAGTCGATCGTAGGCGGGGTCCGGGCGATGGCTGGATTCGACCCGCTGCATCCGCAAGAT
Protein-coding regions in this window:
- a CDS encoding tetratricopeptide repeat protein; the protein is MQSKSVSDFHAQKLVSRRQKWRFNVPFAIKSAAIFAVLMVAAAASYFYHSGKTATVFADRADESRSRGDHLAESQWLQRYLLLRPGDTEAIVRTGVSADDAVADAPLEQQAAAINNARRALSGALATLGDGSLEDAQQLRYRLIRRLIQMGGNWLAEAERQTILLDAPQTDAAAHEFLALAKIGQLDENASEDGGASSEAEPLADKDYWSGLAQRPATDVLQKALTLDPSDLDLLDVFLRWVRRDPGKFAVRENGVSGLDPQWKSWIEQSLQRLGQADSPRAKLILLAYQFPGSSGSGASRGLDEANAPEIPSAKTLDWIVRAATNSANELNIWRDAEGVQEEGVAVSADAASAIEIDFGAQLSPPFWHYQLLARATELVGAAVSAGGDEEALDSADRVAMVQSWFDLLTTLDVPGIVPQMIEAVHDNAGRFALSRDEVERAVEVWQSGQSRLGEPSLNLTAAIAMTTARAAILGGASDSRRPGSADSVATSGDVSGNAGPWTLQRAGAAVAEYGRAIEKASSRLLQTSTTQFSKAQRSMLGRQIETARWRFIVLDSELKLAGDDSVPSMLAAIELLQSALDSVAEVPSDERVRVATRLADLYESVGLNDQAPMMLQDALKFVPGDSTLLARLAVATGRAGSSARAADQWRQMGDSQQPVYLLAVIEASLAEQASRPPERQDFSAVRSMVQALSNLSETDVDISDEVLSRLRVLKTQLPPPGQSIEQYWNSDGYRDQLVALANAPDESALTYAFVAERLAGLDSDDATAIAVKQLEQRVGDQAPLFHLVAVKIDAIKNRPIGKNLDRLIGAASVADDAATHWSETAYREAVVAGDWPRAYAALATIAPAQRTPSHLFDLVRLASLLATSEDASGLASVKGRSGADAPSGADAAIDFWTAELRSLEGEQGTQWRLLEAEELIAGLRDRGESAEAESKLAIREAIRPATRLVDEIIDRRPRWGRAIALRAEIAALDGRIDQSLELYSQALDAGDRQPRTRQRYLERLIQAGRYGDASEFIRSSARQSMASIDRYATRQIQVSLGSGDIAEAVQTAQREAESAAGDPNRWDVLARTASVAAKMSVGAEADAFAEIAQDALRRLTESPTADPLQVATIKMDLALESGDQARINEVQQLVDQSSGLENADRLLLSARADIAAGRLDAAIAKAKEANDARPTFKARRLLVGLYRATKQSDDEITVLRNLQKEFPQRADLRGELARSLAAREGEDVDWAEIESLLKGAGQASAENRLLYAALLVVRGTEKQRRDSLDQLRELVREGGDVAEDAARVQAVVLSDLLAQAEDRNSVQWKAYRTEAQALFEDLLQTATPLPVDLHRYGLLLLQFGDAGDHAKVASLLESLRRQAGSAMAALDLTVRLARAKGQGDQLPNLIEDWVSLYDGEERGQLGAGASGLLAGRVLLGVGFGDEAIGWLEQAYQQNAEALPDLVLALNQLKRFQQASEISMKHHKQHGDLQSAILLAESLLGETGSKLTEAQSSVLSDATAKFPNSSALLEGVATLMMQQGEFLRAVELFTQVRRLQPDRVRTLNNLAMAFSEIGGREAEGIEPIDQALKLTNRNPEVLDTKGVVLMKAGRFGEAEAVFREALTSAEEPRFQFHSVLALLGQKRVDDARALWGQIDQERLDPNGLTETERQQWQEMREDFESALQVIK
- a CDS encoding polysaccharide biosynthesis tyrosine autokinase, whose product is MHPSRSASSASIGDAASGASFDPWMLWVTVRRCWFWAVPIGLVLASLAGFVVLKTFVPRYKAIHLLEANQDYVVFKGVMPMVDDLVRTERALFLNPIVLDPVLSDPDLRSAPSLSDPETAEAQLRKNLSVQSAGAKTQMLVSYEDSDRDMAAKVCNAVVNAYLRQRDAFDSKRTNNLERWLEPEIQRWEAEVSNRQSRVQSLSERTLGFNPAARLSVAEDESSLALFAELRSKITDIEVKLSVLDASEAMANEVEIENVSDLAAADSVSVMDLDAAGVAFVPVRREVRRQSISSNDVDRMAQTDADVLQARKKAAYYEGLRLNMEASDLVRINREHYRGIVADQALWEGKVEEALTAARERVQAELEDRAETIYKQELAAVDAEVQLQRDQFLADQQLAKRKAVAMRQAAMKIDQETAQLARKELEARLAVLNTHYDRERVRLEQLGGDAAELQFAEEDLAVGNGVLDKLRQRVAEIRTERRQDGAVRSLAEATPPRAPVESIPTKKILMASGACFAIPFLVGLLWEMRTQRITDANAVDRCAVLAPVVGELTRAPIDPRNSKGRRIFEESVDALRANLFLSQQTRGARTIAICSSMSGEGKSTAAAQLAVSLAKASNKTVLLVDGDTRCPDLHDVFGIDLSPGLTGVLGGRVELKDAINRSLGNLVHVLPAGRLDASPHRLITQSGIETLIEQALQQYDFIVFDTAPVLSAGETLALAAATDVTLLCVMRDRTRMDSLERTSRRLESAGANVTGTIFSGVTSRAYAYRYGDYHYSAIES